From one Humulus lupulus chromosome 8, drHumLupu1.1, whole genome shotgun sequence genomic stretch:
- the LOC133798347 gene encoding inorganic pyrophosphatase 1-like, whose protein sequence is MAGNTIVIFDFDKTIIECDSDNWVVDELGATDLFNQLLPTMPWNSLMDGMMKELHEQGKTIGDIAEVLNRIPIHPRVVPAIKAAHALGGDLRIVSDANLFFIETMLKHLGLREYFSEINTNPSFVDEQGRLRIQPFHDFNNFSHGCTTGTCPPNMCKGAIIERIQASVAAEGNKRIIYLGDGAGDYCPSLKLKESDFVMPRKNFPVWDLISKNPLLIKAKIHEWTDGEEFENVLLSLIDTISIDEKSAFTRTYFKMPSNIDVSAIPKVLPVQQ, encoded by the exons ATGGccggaaataccattgtgatttTCGACTTTGACAAGACCATCATCGAATGTGACAGCGATAACTGGGTCGTCGATGAATTGGGTGCCACAGATCTCTTCAATCAGCTTCTCCCAACCATGCCATGGAACTCTCTCATG gATGGGATGATGAAGGAGCTTCATGAACAAGGAAAAACCATTGGGGATATTGCTGAAGTTCTTAATCGGATCCCCATACATCCCAGAGTTGTTCCTGCCATTAAGGCCGCTCACGCTCTTGG GGGTGATTTGAGGATTGTGAGTGATGCAAATCTGTTCTTCATTGAGACAATGTTGAAGCATCTTGGGCTGAGGGAGTACTTTTCCGAGATCAACACAAATCCCAGTTTTGTTGATGAACAAGGAAGACTTCGGATTCAACCTTTTCATGATTTCAACAACTTCTCACATGGCTGCACTACTGGCACCTGCCCTCCTAACATGTGCAag GGTGCGATTATAGAAAGAATACAGGCCTCTGTGGCAGCTGAAGGCAACAAAAGAATCATCTACTTGGGTGATGGAGCTGGTGACTATTGCCCAAGCCTGAAGCTGAAAGAGAGTGACTTTGTGATGCCAAGGAAGAATTTCCCAGTATGGGACTTAATTTCCAAGAACCCACTTCTCATCAAGGCCAAAATCCATGAATGGACTGATGGTGAGGAGTTTGAGAATGTTCTACTCAGCCTTATTGACACCATTTCCATTGATGAGAAGTCTGCTTTCACTAGAACTTACTTCAAAATGCCAAGCAACATTGATGTTTCAGCCATACCTAAAGTACTCCCAGTTCAGCAGTAG